The Cynocephalus volans isolate mCynVol1 chromosome 2, mCynVol1.pri, whole genome shotgun sequence genome window below encodes:
- the PRAME gene encoding melanoma antigen preferentially expressed in tumors — translation MAWGSAHPAPSFTLGHLLVLVAAEAELWLCGHQDSFRSRFIRINMWAPPRLLDLAGQSLLRDEALAIAALDELPVELFPPLFMAAFARRHSKTLKAMVQAWPFACLPLGALMREWQPHKEIFQAALSGLDVLLAQKVRPRRWKLRVLDLRRNAHQDFWTVWSGTRSGMCSLGEPVTTQPMSKKQKVESSCMGAKQPLAPLQVLVDLYLRKGTHDELLTYLIEKVKQRKGLLHLCCTKLEIVAVPMKHIKMILKMVQLDSVQDLEVNCIWKLSTLGNFAPYLGKMGSLRKLLLSHRNTSSYTSPEEEEQCVAQLASQFLSLHHLQELYLDSINFLNGRLDQMLRCLKSPLETLSITNSLLSESDLMHLSQCPNITQLKELSLSGVMLTTVNPEPLQLLLERASATLQDLDLNECGIMDSLFSAILPVLSRCSQLMILRFCGNPISMAALENLVRHTVSMSKLTHVLYPPPLESFDDDYGVLHLGRLTQLHATLKRMLHEFGRQDIVWFSANPSVLW, via the exons ATGGCATGGGGCAGTGCTCATCCGGCCCCCTCCTTCACACTTGGCCATTTGCTCGTCCTAGTGGCAGCAGAGGCAGAGCTGTGGCTTTGTGGCCACCAA GATTCATTTCGGAGCAGATTCATCAGGATAAACATGTGGGCCCCACCGAGACTCCTGGACCTGGCAGGGCAGAGCCTGCTGAGAGATGAGGCCTTGGCCATCGCCGCCCTCGATGAGCTGCCCGTGGAGCTGTTCCCACCACTCTTCATGGCAGCCTTTGCTAGGAGACACAGCAAGACCCTGAAGGCGATGGTGCAGGCCTGGCCCTTCGCTTGCCTCCCTCTGGGGGCTCTCATGAGGGAATGGCAGCCTCACAAGGAGATCTTTCAAGCTGCACTCAGTGGGCTTGATGTCTTGCTTGCTCAGAAGGTTCGCCCCAG GAGGTGGAAGCTGCGAGTGCTAGATCTACGCAGAAATGCTCACCAGGATTTCTGGACCGTATGGTCTGGAACCAGGTCTGGCATGTGCTCACTGGGGGAGCCAGTGACAACCCAGCCCATGAGTAAGAAGCAGAAAGTGGAAAGTTCGTGCATGGGGGCAAAGCAGCCTTTGGCTCCCTTGCAGGTGCTCGTTGACCTGTACCTCAGGAAAGGTACCCATGATGAATTGCTCACCTACCTCATTGAGAAAGTCAAGCAGAGGAAAGGTTTACTACACCTGTGCTGTACGAAGCTGGAGATTGTTGCAGTGCCCATGAAACATATTAAGATGATCCTGAAAATGGTGCAGCTGGACTCTGTGCAGGACTTGGAAGTGAATTGTATCTGGAAACTGTCCACCCTAGGGAATTTTGCTCCTTACCTGGGCAAGATGGGAAGTCTGCGCAAACTCCTCCTCTCCCACAGGAACACGTCTTCCTACACATccccagaggaggaggagcagtgtGTCGCCCAGTTAGCTTCTCAGTTCCTGAGTCTGCACCACCTCCAGGAGCTCTATTTGGACTCTATCAACTTCCTCAATGGCCGCCTGGACCAGATGCTCAG GTGCCTGAAGAGTCCCTTGGAGACCCTCTCCATAACTAACTCCCTACTTTCAGAATCAGACCTGATGCATCTGTCCCAGTGCCCCAACATCACTCAGCTGAAGGAACTGAGTCTGAGTGGGGTCATGCTGACCACTGTGAATCCTGAGCCCCTCCAACTTCTGCTGGAGAGAGCCTCTGCAACCCTCCAGGATCTTGATTTAAATGAGTGTGGGATTATGGACTCCCTATTCAGTGCCATCCTGCCTGTCCTGAGCCGCTGCTCCCAGCTCATGATCTTAAGGTTCTGCGGGAACCCCATCTCCATGGCTGCCTTGGAGAACCTCGTGCGCCACACCGTCAGCATGAGCAAGCTAACCCACGTGCTGTATCCTCCCCCACTGGAGAGTTTTGATGACGACTATGGTGTCCTCCACCTGGGGAGACTTACCCAGCTGCATGCCACGCTGAAGCGGATGCTGCACGAATTTGGACGGCAGGATATAGTCTGGTTCAGCGCCAACCCGTCCGTACTGTGGTGA